Proteins encoded by one window of Azospirillum brasilense:
- a CDS encoding sodium-dependent bicarbonate transport family permease, whose product MDTLLSAPILFFMLGSIIALAGARIPFPEGFDKALAAYLLVAIGLKGGVALTTADTATVLPLLLTAGLISLLMPLLGFALLRSAVGLDRVNAAAVAAHYGSVSLVTFVTATKVLESSGVPFGGHMVAALAIMEGPAIITGLLLAGATGVTAVAAGAGGGTMSMPIDDGRDEGRDEERGGSLREAVREAAFNGSVLLLAGSLLVGLVIGKPGLEKLSGLFVAPWDGALSLFLLGMGYLATSRLREAASLSARLIAFGLVMPLLGAVIGLAAASALGLGLGDAVLMVTLCASASYIAVPAALRHALPTADPGLSLPLCLGISFPFNILVGIPLYVAMSRALLG is encoded by the coding sequence ATGGACACGCTGTTGTCCGCACCCATTCTGTTTTTCATGCTTGGTTCGATCATCGCGCTGGCGGGCGCGCGAATCCCATTTCCCGAGGGCTTCGACAAGGCGCTGGCCGCTTATCTGCTCGTTGCCATCGGCCTCAAGGGGGGCGTCGCACTGACGACGGCGGACACAGCCACCGTCCTGCCGCTCCTTCTGACGGCCGGGCTGATCAGCCTGCTCATGCCGCTCCTGGGATTTGCCCTGCTGCGCTCGGCGGTCGGACTGGACCGCGTCAACGCCGCAGCGGTCGCGGCGCATTACGGCTCCGTCAGCCTCGTCACCTTCGTCACCGCCACCAAGGTTCTGGAGAGCAGCGGCGTACCGTTCGGCGGCCACATGGTCGCGGCGCTGGCGATCATGGAAGGGCCGGCCATCATCACCGGGCTGCTGCTTGCCGGCGCCACGGGGGTGACCGCCGTGGCGGCCGGGGCCGGCGGGGGCACGATGTCCATGCCCATCGACGATGGCCGTGATGAGGGCCGTGACGAGGAGCGCGGCGGTTCGCTGCGCGAGGCGGTTCGGGAAGCGGCCTTCAACGGATCGGTCCTGCTGCTGGCGGGGTCGCTTCTGGTCGGTCTGGTGATCGGCAAGCCCGGCCTGGAGAAATTGAGCGGCCTGTTCGTGGCCCCCTGGGACGGAGCGCTCAGCCTGTTCCTGCTGGGGATGGGCTATCTCGCCACGTCCCGGCTGCGGGAAGCCGCGTCACTCAGCGCCCGGCTGATCGCCTTCGGATTGGTGATGCCACTGCTGGGCGCCGTCATCGGCCTCGCCGCCGCCTCGGCTCTCGGCTTGGGTCTCGGGGATGCGGTGCTGATGGTCACTCTGTGCGCCAGCGCGTCCTACATCGCCGTGCCGGCAGCGCTGCGCCATGCACTGCCTACCGCCGACCCTGGCCTGTCGCTGCCGCTGTGCCTGGGGATTTCCTTCCCCTTCAACATCCTCGTCGGCATCCCGCTCTACGTGGCGATGAGCCGCGCCCTGCTGGGCTGA
- a CDS encoding LysR substrate-binding domain-containing protein encodes MPTPLPPFDLDLLRTFVTIVDCGGFTRAAERLGRTQSTISLQIKRLEDGLGKRVFERKGSGLVLTPEGEILFASARRLLQMANETCARLMEPDVGGTVRLGTPEDFATVHLPDVLWRFARAHPQVNLQVNCDFTANLLDGFSRGEYDLILCKREPQGTSVGTRVWREPLVWAGSTRLLIDEGGPIPLVLAPYPDIYRKRALDALDAAGCPWRITYTSPSLAGVQAAVRAGLGITILPKEMVVAGFHILGAERGLPDLADTEVALYRAPGTLPKAADLLAEHIVRSLESVHGSIAG; translated from the coding sequence ATGCCGACTCCGTTGCCGCCGTTCGATCTCGATCTTCTGCGCACCTTCGTGACCATCGTCGATTGCGGCGGCTTCACTCGGGCCGCCGAGCGGCTGGGGCGCACCCAATCCACCATCAGCCTCCAGATCAAGCGGCTGGAGGATGGGCTTGGCAAGCGCGTCTTCGAGCGCAAGGGAAGCGGGCTCGTCCTCACACCCGAGGGTGAAATCCTGTTCGCCTCGGCGCGGCGCCTGCTGCAGATGGCCAACGAGACCTGCGCCCGTCTCATGGAGCCGGACGTCGGTGGCACGGTGCGTCTGGGGACGCCGGAGGACTTCGCCACGGTGCATCTGCCGGATGTGCTCTGGCGTTTCGCCCGCGCTCATCCCCAGGTCAATCTGCAGGTCAATTGCGACTTCACCGCCAACCTGCTCGACGGCTTTTCCCGCGGCGAATACGACCTGATCCTGTGCAAGCGCGAACCGCAGGGGACTTCGGTCGGGACCCGTGTCTGGCGGGAACCCCTGGTCTGGGCGGGGTCCACACGCCTTCTCATCGACGAGGGCGGTCCGATCCCGCTGGTGCTGGCGCCTTACCCGGACATCTACCGCAAGCGGGCGCTCGACGCCCTGGATGCCGCCGGGTGCCCGTGGCGGATCACCTACACCAGCCCCAGTCTGGCCGGCGTCCAGGCGGCGGTGCGGGCGGGACTGGGAATCACCATCCTGCCCAAGGAGATGGTCGTGGCCGGATTCCACATTCTCGGCGCCGAGCGCGGCCTGCCCGATCTGGCGGACACGGAGGTCGCCCTTTACCGCGCGCCGGGAACCCTGCCCAAGGCCGCCGACCTGCTGGCCGAGCACATCGTCCGGTCCCTTGAAAGCGTCCACGGAAGCATCGCCGGCTGA
- the tyrS gene encoding tyrosine--tRNA ligase, with product MTTLTSDFLRTLQERGFIHQCTDLAGLDERAAKGPIIAYIGFDCTADSLHVGSLLPIMMLRWLQKTGHKPIVLMGGGTTKIGDPSGKDEARQLLTDEAINANMAGIKRIFGRYLSFGDGPTDAVMVNNADWLDELKYIPLLRDIGRHFTINRMMTFESVKLRLDREQPLTFLEFNYMILQAYDFVELFRREKCLLQMGGSDQWGNIINGVELGRRTDGAELFGLTTPLLTTSSGAKMGKTAAGAVWLTADKLSAYDFWQYWRNTEDADVGRFLRLYTELPLDEVARLESLEGAGINEAKKILAHEVTKLAHGEEAALEAAETARRTFEQGAAAEGLPSIDVPRAELEAGVALVDLLVSAGLAASKGEARRLIKGAGAKMNDAAIPDEAAKATAADLNADGVIKLSAGKKRHALVKAV from the coding sequence ATGACGACGCTGACATCGGATTTCCTCCGCACGCTGCAGGAACGCGGCTTCATCCACCAGTGCACCGACCTCGCCGGGCTCGACGAGCGCGCGGCGAAGGGGCCGATCATCGCCTACATCGGCTTCGACTGCACGGCGGACAGCCTGCATGTGGGCAGCCTGCTGCCGATCATGATGCTGCGCTGGCTGCAGAAGACTGGTCACAAGCCGATCGTCCTGATGGGCGGCGGCACGACCAAGATCGGCGATCCGTCGGGCAAGGACGAGGCACGCCAGCTGCTCACCGACGAGGCCATCAACGCCAACATGGCGGGCATCAAGCGCATCTTCGGGCGCTACCTGTCCTTCGGCGACGGCCCCACGGACGCGGTGATGGTCAACAACGCCGACTGGCTGGACGAGCTGAAATACATCCCGCTGCTGCGCGACATCGGGCGGCACTTCACGATCAACCGCATGATGACCTTCGAATCGGTCAAGCTGCGCCTGGATCGTGAGCAGCCGCTGACCTTCCTGGAATTCAACTATATGATTCTCCAGGCCTATGATTTCGTGGAGCTGTTCCGGCGCGAGAAGTGCCTGCTCCAGATGGGCGGGTCGGACCAGTGGGGCAACATCATCAACGGCGTCGAGCTGGGCCGCCGCACCGACGGGGCGGAGCTGTTCGGCCTGACGACGCCGCTGCTGACCACCTCCTCCGGCGCCAAAATGGGCAAGACGGCGGCGGGCGCGGTTTGGCTGACCGCCGACAAGCTCAGCGCCTATGATTTCTGGCAGTACTGGCGCAACACCGAGGACGCCGACGTCGGCCGCTTCCTGCGCCTCTACACCGAGCTGCCGCTGGACGAGGTGGCGCGGCTGGAGTCCCTGGAGGGCGCCGGCATCAACGAGGCCAAGAAGATCCTCGCCCACGAGGTGACCAAGCTCGCCCATGGCGAGGAGGCCGCCTTGGAGGCCGCCGAGACCGCCCGCCGCACCTTCGAACAGGGCGCCGCCGCCGAAGGCCTGCCCAGCATCGACGTGCCCCGCGCCGAGCTTGAGGCCGGCGTCGCGCTGGTGGATCTGCTGGTCTCCGCCGGGCTGGCCGCGTCGAAGGGCGAGGCGCGCCGCCTCATCAAGGGCGCCGGCGCCAAGATGAACGACGCCGCCATTCCCGACGAGGCCGCCAAGGCCACCGCCGCCGACCTGAACGCCGACGGCGTCATCAAGCTGAGCGCCGGCAAGAAGCGCCACGCGCTGGTCAAGGCGGTGTGA
- a CDS encoding Rrf2 family transcriptional regulator, whose product MRLSTKGRYAVMAMVDLAATSQGSPVALADIADRQEISLSYLEQLFAKLRKGGLVKSVRGPGGGYLLAHPADATRVSDIILAVDEPIRTTRCANGTPQGCRTNRSRCLTHDLWEELGNQIHMYLSSVTVADVVERRIIGTSSLTIRGPQPADEGAAVAAE is encoded by the coding sequence ATGAGACTCAGCACCAAGGGACGCTATGCCGTCATGGCCATGGTCGATCTTGCTGCCACCAGCCAGGGGAGCCCCGTCGCCCTTGCCGACATCGCCGACCGGCAGGAGATTTCGCTCTCCTATCTGGAGCAGCTGTTCGCCAAGCTGCGCAAGGGCGGTCTGGTCAAGAGTGTGCGCGGCCCCGGCGGCGGCTACCTGCTGGCCCATCCGGCGGACGCGACCCGCGTGTCCGACATCATCCTGGCGGTGGACGAGCCGATCCGCACGACGCGTTGCGCCAACGGCACGCCGCAGGGTTGCCGCACCAACCGCTCGCGCTGCCTGACCCACGACCTGTGGGAGGAACTGGGCAACCAGATCCACATGTATCTCAGCTCGGTCACCGTGGCGGACGTGGTGGAGCGGCGGATCATCGGCACCAGCAGCCTGACCATCCGCGGCCCGCAGCCGGCGGACGAGGGCGCTGCGGTCGCGGCGGAGTAA
- a CDS encoding molecular chaperone DnaJ translates to MTISDSGPPRFPKGESPKGIAGTIDGDLEPCWLCGRSVAARAMFCHSCGAVQAPRPLDHFTRLGLERRFDIEPEALARQHAGFSRAMDPERFAARGARQQANARAQADALGEAHEALRDPVRRARYLLELLNAPAAVLSAEEDEEVTALADRLDGAPDAAAVDRLAQDIGQRVESCIKYLAIAFRNGQTDNAARILARLERLEALAAESRTRRAGLAPKSP, encoded by the coding sequence ATGACGATATCCGATTCCGGCCCGCCGCGCTTTCCCAAGGGCGAGTCCCCCAAGGGCATCGCCGGGACCATCGACGGCGATCTGGAGCCGTGCTGGCTGTGCGGCCGGTCGGTCGCCGCGCGCGCGATGTTCTGCCATTCCTGCGGGGCGGTGCAGGCGCCGCGCCCGCTCGACCATTTCACCCGGCTGGGTCTGGAGCGCCGCTTCGACATCGAGCCGGAGGCGCTGGCCCGCCAGCACGCCGGCTTCTCCCGCGCCATGGACCCGGAGCGCTTCGCGGCGCGCGGCGCGCGGCAGCAGGCCAACGCCCGCGCCCAGGCCGACGCGCTGGGCGAGGCCCATGAGGCGCTCCGCGATCCGGTGCGCCGCGCCCGCTATCTGCTGGAGTTGCTGAACGCCCCCGCCGCCGTCCTGTCCGCCGAAGAGGACGAGGAGGTGACCGCGCTCGCCGACCGGCTCGACGGCGCGCCGGACGCCGCCGCGGTGGACCGGCTGGCCCAGGACATTGGGCAACGGGTGGAAAGTTGCATCAAGTATCTTGCCATTGCCTTCCGCAACGGGCAGACCGACAACGCCGCGCGCATCCTCGCGCGGCTGGAGCGGTTGGAGGCGCTGGCGGCCGAATCCCGGACGCGGCGTGCCGGCCTTGCCCCGAAGTCACCCTAA
- a CDS encoding alpha/beta hydrolase, translating into MPEVMINGPAGRLEGRYTHGTIPNAPVALLLHPHPHHNGTMNNKVVFTLFQSFTKRGYSALRFNFRGVGRSQGAYDKGEGELADAAAALDWLQTHNPNAPVCWIAGVSFGAWIGMQLLMRRPEIDGFVSVSPPANLFDFSFLAPCPSSGLIIHGDKDELVPGAAVNKLVTKLSHQKDIRIDHRVVPGANHFFANRSDDLAVQVDDYLDRAMGNPVAAVAE; encoded by the coding sequence ATGCCTGAAGTGATGATCAACGGTCCGGCCGGACGGCTGGAAGGGCGCTACACACACGGCACGATCCCCAACGCGCCGGTGGCTTTGCTGCTGCATCCACACCCGCATCACAACGGGACCATGAACAACAAGGTGGTCTTCACCCTGTTCCAGTCCTTCACGAAGCGCGGCTACTCGGCCCTGCGCTTCAATTTCCGGGGGGTCGGCCGCAGCCAGGGCGCCTACGACAAGGGCGAGGGCGAACTGGCCGACGCGGCGGCGGCGCTGGACTGGCTGCAGACCCACAACCCGAACGCCCCGGTGTGCTGGATCGCCGGAGTGTCCTTCGGGGCCTGGATCGGCATGCAGCTTCTGATGCGCCGCCCGGAGATCGACGGCTTCGTCTCCGTCTCGCCGCCGGCCAACCTGTTCGACTTCTCCTTCCTGGCGCCCTGCCCCTCCTCCGGCCTGATCATCCACGGCGACAAGGACGAGCTGGTTCCGGGGGCGGCGGTGAACAAGCTGGTCACCAAGCTGTCGCACCAGAAGGACATCCGCATCGACCACCGCGTCGTTCCCGGCGCCAACCATTTCTTCGCCAACCGCAGCGACGATCTGGCGGTGCAGGTGGACGACTATCTAGACCGCGCAATGGGCAACCCCGTCGCCGCCGTGGCGGAATGA
- a CDS encoding anhydro-N-acetylmuramic acid kinase gives MQTVVGLMSGTSMDGIDAALVRTDGERRVEPLAFVTIPYEDGFRADLRSCLGGKGPVEAVERALTDAHADAVRRLLAEAGTEAAAVDLIGFHGQTIFHDPAQRRTWQIGDGARLARATGIAVVNDFRTADVAAGGQGAPLVPLFHRALADALPRPLAVLNIGGVANVTWIGEGADDVIACDTGPGNALVDDWVLSGQGARYDSGGALAGRGVVDKGALAALLAHPYFDQPAPKSLDRDAFDPAPVRGLSVEDGAATLTAFTAASVARIVPHLPEAPRRWLVCGGGRHNATLMGMLADRLGVPVDPVEAVGWNGDALEAEAFAYLAVRSRQGLPLSLPSTTGVPQPMSGGRFHPVG, from the coding sequence ATGCAGACGGTCGTCGGGCTGATGAGCGGCACCTCCATGGACGGGATCGACGCGGCGCTGGTCCGCACCGACGGCGAACGCCGGGTGGAGCCGCTGGCCTTCGTGACCATCCCGTACGAGGACGGCTTCCGCGCCGACCTGCGCTCCTGCCTTGGCGGCAAGGGGCCGGTGGAGGCGGTCGAGCGCGCCCTGACCGACGCCCACGCCGACGCCGTGCGCCGCCTGCTGGCGGAGGCCGGGACGGAGGCCGCCGCGGTGGATCTGATCGGCTTCCACGGCCAGACGATCTTCCACGACCCGGCGCAGCGCCGCACTTGGCAGATCGGCGACGGCGCGCGGCTGGCGCGGGCGACCGGCATCGCGGTGGTCAACGACTTCCGCACGGCGGACGTGGCGGCGGGCGGGCAGGGCGCCCCGCTGGTGCCGCTGTTCCACCGCGCGCTGGCCGACGCCCTGCCGCGGCCTCTGGCCGTGCTGAACATCGGCGGCGTCGCCAACGTCACCTGGATCGGCGAGGGCGCGGACGACGTGATCGCCTGCGACACCGGGCCTGGCAACGCGCTGGTGGACGATTGGGTGCTGTCCGGCCAGGGCGCCCGCTACGATTCCGGCGGGGCGCTGGCGGGGCGTGGCGTGGTGGACAAGGGTGCTTTGGCGGCGCTGCTGGCCCATCCCTATTTCGACCAGCCGGCGCCGAAGTCGCTGGACCGCGACGCCTTCGATCCGGCGCCCGTCCGCGGGCTGTCGGTGGAGGATGGCGCGGCGACCCTGACCGCCTTCACCGCCGCGTCGGTCGCCCGCATCGTCCCGCATCTGCCGGAGGCGCCGCGGCGCTGGCTGGTCTGCGGCGGCGGGCGGCACAACGCGACGCTGATGGGGATGCTGGCCGACCGGCTGGGCGTGCCGGTCGATCCGGTGGAGGCGGTGGGCTGGAACGGCGACGCGCTGGAGGCCGAGGCCTTCGCCTATCTGGCGGTGCGCAGCCGCCAGGGCCTGCCGCTCAGCCTGCCGTCCACCACCGGTGTCCCGCAGCCGATGAGCGGCGGGCGCTTTCACCCGGTGGGGTGA
- the mnmA gene encoding tRNA 2-thiouridine(34) synthase MnmA, producing MISYANSLGIAKRPQDTRVVVAMSGGVDSSVTAAVLREEGYDVVGITLQLYDHGIALQKPGACCAGQDIYDARQVADRIGIPHYVLDYEGKFSQDVIDDFADTYLRGETPIPCVRCNQRVKFRDLLNTARDLGADALATGHYVRRVQGAGGAELHRAIDPGRDQSYFLFATTREQLEFLRFPLGGLTKPETRALAERHGLEVAAKPDSQDICFVPNGSYADVVAKLRPGSVEPGDIVHVDGRVLGRHRGVVHYTVGQRKGLGIGGIRGEEEPLFVVRLEPGQRRVVVGPRRELARSVVTIREVNWLGPTLAPGEGLEVEVKLRSAQPPAPAVWRMGADGTAQAELHEPQYGVAPGQACVVYQGDRVLGGGWIAGTGA from the coding sequence ATGATCTCCTACGCCAACTCCCTCGGCATCGCCAAGCGTCCCCAGGACACCCGCGTGGTCGTCGCCATGTCCGGCGGCGTCGATTCCTCCGTCACCGCCGCCGTTCTGCGGGAGGAGGGCTACGACGTGGTCGGCATCACGCTCCAACTCTACGACCACGGCATCGCCCTGCAGAAGCCGGGCGCCTGCTGCGCCGGGCAGGACATCTACGACGCCCGTCAGGTCGCTGACCGCATCGGCATCCCGCACTATGTGCTGGATTACGAGGGCAAGTTCTCCCAGGACGTGATCGACGACTTCGCCGACACCTATCTGCGCGGCGAGACGCCGATCCCCTGCGTGCGCTGCAACCAGCGGGTCAAGTTCCGCGACCTGCTGAACACCGCCCGCGACCTCGGCGCCGACGCGCTGGCAACCGGCCATTACGTGCGCCGCGTCCAGGGGGCGGGCGGGGCGGAACTGCACCGCGCCATCGATCCTGGCCGCGACCAGAGCTACTTCCTGTTCGCCACGACGCGCGAGCAGCTGGAGTTCCTGCGCTTCCCGCTGGGCGGCCTGACCAAGCCGGAGACCCGCGCCCTGGCCGAGCGCCACGGGCTGGAGGTGGCGGCCAAGCCGGACAGCCAGGACATCTGCTTCGTCCCCAACGGCTCCTACGCCGACGTGGTGGCCAAGCTGCGCCCCGGCTCGGTCGAGCCCGGCGACATCGTCCATGTCGACGGGCGCGTCCTGGGCCGCCACCGCGGCGTGGTCCATTACACGGTGGGCCAGCGCAAGGGGCTGGGCATCGGCGGCATCCGGGGCGAGGAGGAGCCGCTGTTCGTGGTGCGGCTGGAGCCCGGCCAGCGCCGCGTCGTCGTCGGCCCGCGCCGCGAGCTGGCGCGCAGCGTGGTGACGATCCGCGAGGTCAATTGGCTCGGCCCCACCCTCGCCCCTGGGGAAGGGCTGGAGGTGGAGGTGAAGCTCCGCTCCGCCCAGCCGCCGGCCCCGGCGGTGTGGCGGATGGGTGCGGACGGCACCGCGCAGGCCGAACTGCACGAGCCGCAATACGGCGTGGCGCCCGGCCAAGCCTGCGTCGTCTATCAGGGCGACCGGGTGCTGGGTGGGGGCTGGATCGCCGGAACGGGCGCCTGA
- the epsC gene encoding serine O-acetyltransferase EpsC: MFKHLREEIDGIMARDPAARSRAEVALCYPGFHAIVLHRVARYCWDRRWHLMARAVSQIARALTGIEIHPGATIGRRFFIDHGMGVVIGETAEIGDDVMLYHGVTLGGTSLNQGKRHPTLESGVIVGAGAKVLGAITIGRGARVGANAVVVADVAPGIAVVGIPAKAVVTRDRVETQKFMPYGTPCGDIPDPVARALNGLLDQVSTLRRRVEELESERGDAHNSSVYETSGVPNGKARPDNGVREPVSVDGGPAASC, encoded by the coding sequence GTGTTCAAGCATCTTCGCGAAGAGATCGACGGTATCATGGCCCGCGACCCGGCCGCGCGGTCACGGGCCGAGGTCGCGCTGTGCTATCCGGGCTTCCACGCCATCGTCCTGCACCGGGTCGCGCGCTATTGCTGGGATCGCCGCTGGCACCTGATGGCCCGTGCCGTCTCGCAGATCGCCCGCGCGCTGACCGGCATCGAAATCCATCCGGGGGCGACCATCGGGCGCCGCTTTTTCATCGACCACGGCATGGGCGTCGTCATCGGCGAGACCGCCGAGATTGGTGACGATGTGATGCTTTATCATGGGGTTACGCTGGGCGGCACCTCGCTGAACCAGGGCAAGCGCCACCCCACGCTGGAAAGCGGCGTGATCGTCGGCGCGGGGGCCAAGGTGCTGGGGGCTATCACCATCGGGCGCGGCGCCCGCGTCGGCGCCAACGCCGTCGTGGTGGCGGACGTGGCGCCGGGCATCGCCGTCGTCGGCATCCCGGCCAAGGCGGTGGTGACGCGCGACCGCGTCGAGACGCAGAAGTTCATGCCCTACGGCACGCCCTGCGGCGACATCCCCGATCCGGTGGCGCGCGCGCTGAACGGCCTGCTCGATCAGGTGTCGACCCTGCGCCGGCGCGTCGAGGAACTGGAATCGGAGCGCGGTGACGCGCATAATTCGTCCGTATACGAAACATCGGGCGTTCCCAACGGGAAAGCCCGGCCCGACAATGGGGTGCGCGAGCCGGTGTCCGTCGACGGCGGTCCGGCGGCGTCCTGTTGA
- a CDS encoding ferredoxin family 2Fe-2S iron-sulfur cluster binding protein codes for MPKMTFIEPNGTRHEVDAPLGLSVLEVAHKHGLDLEGACEGSLACSTCHVIVEPEWFDVLNEASEDEEDMLDLAFGLTKTSRLGCQIIISEELDGLAVRLPGGTNNAMR; via the coding sequence ATGCCCAAGATGACCTTCATCGAGCCGAACGGCACCCGCCACGAGGTGGACGCCCCGCTCGGCCTGTCCGTGCTCGAGGTCGCGCACAAGCACGGCCTGGACCTGGAAGGCGCCTGCGAGGGCTCGCTCGCCTGCTCGACCTGCCACGTCATCGTGGAGCCGGAGTGGTTCGACGTTCTGAACGAGGCCTCGGAGGACGAGGAGGACATGCTCGACCTCGCCTTCGGCCTCACCAAGACCTCGCGCCTGGGCTGCCAGATCATCATCAGCGAGGAGCTGGACGGTCTGGCCGTGCGCCTTCCCGGCGGCACCAACAACGCCATGCGCTGA
- a CDS encoding cysteine desulfurase family protein produces the protein MTRVYLDHNASAPLKPAVKTAMIQAMDLAGNPSSVHGFGRTVRRAVEEARAQVAALAGVRPAQVFFTGSGTEANNLALRGFPGRAVVTSAIEHDSVLEAVPGATRVPVDRDGVADLAALDRLLADADGPVLVSLMLANNETGVIQPVAEAARIARAHGALLHCDAVQAAGRLPLDLATLGADLLTLSAHKIGGPAGVGALILADGLEPEALIRGGGQEKRRRAGTENVVGIVGFGAAARIAREELPDTTRLTALRDALEALALAAVPAARVMGAGAARVGNTSNLLLPGVAGETQVMALDLAGVAVSAGSACSSGKVKPSHVLAAMGESAGDAACAIRVSLGWDSDDAAVERFAAAYAAMAARLARAPAA, from the coding sequence ATGACGCGCGTCTATCTCGACCACAACGCCTCGGCGCCCCTGAAGCCGGCGGTGAAGACGGCGATGATCCAGGCCATGGATCTCGCCGGCAACCCGTCGTCGGTGCACGGCTTCGGCCGCACGGTCCGCCGCGCGGTGGAGGAGGCGCGCGCCCAGGTCGCCGCCCTGGCCGGGGTGCGGCCCGCCCAGGTCTTCTTCACCGGCAGCGGGACGGAAGCCAACAATCTGGCGCTGCGCGGCTTTCCCGGCCGGGCGGTGGTCACCTCCGCCATCGAGCATGATTCGGTGCTGGAGGCGGTGCCCGGCGCCACCCGCGTCCCGGTCGACCGCGACGGTGTCGCCGACCTCGCCGCGCTCGACCGCCTGCTCGCCGACGCAGATGGTCCCGTGCTCGTTTCCCTGATGCTCGCCAACAACGAGACCGGCGTGATCCAGCCGGTGGCCGAGGCGGCGCGGATCGCCCGCGCGCACGGCGCGCTCCTCCACTGCGACGCCGTCCAGGCGGCAGGGCGGCTGCCGCTCGACCTCGCGACGCTCGGCGCCGACCTGTTGACCCTGTCGGCCCACAAGATCGGCGGCCCCGCCGGTGTGGGCGCCCTGATCCTCGCCGACGGGCTGGAGCCGGAGGCGCTGATCCGCGGCGGCGGGCAGGAGAAGCGCCGCCGCGCCGGCACCGAGAACGTCGTCGGTATCGTCGGCTTCGGCGCCGCCGCCCGCATCGCGCGGGAGGAGCTTCCCGACACCACCCGCCTGACCGCCCTGCGCGACGCGCTGGAGGCGCTGGCGCTCGCCGCCGTTCCGGCTGCGCGGGTGATGGGGGCCGGCGCGGCGCGGGTCGGCAACACCAGCAACCTGCTGCTGCCCGGCGTGGCGGGGGAGACGCAGGTGATGGCGCTGGACCTCGCCGGGGTGGCGGTCAGCGCCGGTTCGGCCTGCTCCAGCGGCAAGGTGAAGCCCTCCCACGTCCTGGCGGCCATGGGCGAGAGCGCGGGTGACGCCGCCTGCGCCATCCGGGTCAGCCTGGGCTGGGACAGCGACGACGCGGCGGTGGAGCGTTTCGCCGCCGCCTACGCCGCCATGGCGGCAAGGCTGGCGCGTGCCCCTGCGGCGTAA